One Miscanthus floridulus cultivar M001 chromosome 11, ASM1932011v1, whole genome shotgun sequence DNA window includes the following coding sequences:
- the LOC136491892 gene encoding uncharacterized protein translates to MVLLHKTEAPTGLKDYRPISLIHPIGKLFAKGLALRLAPRMSQLVKDNQSDFIQGRRIHENVRTVLNALIAEDDRRAVLTPLPNRAVKCRASVYAHDLIVFLHPSAWDFICIRQILELFAGASGLSTNLDKCTMAPIRCSQEDIQAVQHVFPCRIQEFPTKYLGAPLSLSRLGRADEQRLVDAVAARIPTWKGGLLTNAGRATLTQTTLSAIPILVCQT, encoded by the exons ATGGTCTTACTACACAAAACCGAGGCACCCACTGGACTCAAGGATTATAGGCCTATCAGCCTGATCCACCCCATTGGAAAATTGTTCGCAAAAGGCCTCGCCTTGCGTTTGGCACCAAGAATGTCGCAATTAGTGAAGGATAACCAGTCGGACTTCATCCAGGGGCGCCGGATACACGAGAACGTCCGCACC GTCCTAAATGCTCTGATCGCCGAGGATGACCGTCGTGCCGTGCTCACGCCGCTGCCTAATAGGGCTGTCAAATGTCGAGCGTCGGTCTATGCCCACGACCTGATCGTCTTCTTGCATCCCTCCGCCTGGGACTTCATTTGCATCCGACAGATTCTGGAGCTGTTCGCTGGTGCCTCCGGCCTCTCCACTAACCTGGACAAGTGCACGATGGCCCCTATTCGTTGCTCTCAGGAAGACATCCAGGCCGTGCAGCATGTATTCCCTTGTAGGATCCAAGAGTTCCCGACGAAGTACCTGGGTGCGCCACTATCTCTGTCCAGGCTCGGCCGCGCCGACGAGCAACGTCTCGTCGATGCCGTGGCAGCCCGGATCCCAACTTGGAAAGGTGGACTCCTGACGAACGCAGGAAGGGCTACGCTTACCCAGACAACTCTATCCGCCATCCCGATCCTAGTTTGTCAAACTTAG